A region from the Halobellus litoreus genome encodes:
- a CDS encoding P-II family nitrogen regulator, which translates to MSDSADDTGIKMVMAYIRPDKLGDVKQSLAEAGAPSLTVTNVSGRGSQPAKKGQWRGEEYTVDLHQKVKIECVVADIPAQEVVDAIQDGANTGEPGDGKIFVLPVESACQIRTSTTGPDAV; encoded by the coding sequence ATGAGTGACTCCGCAGACGACACCGGGATCAAGATGGTGATGGCGTACATCCGTCCCGACAAACTCGGCGACGTGAAGCAGTCACTCGCGGAGGCGGGCGCGCCGTCGCTGACGGTGACGAACGTCTCGGGGCGGGGCTCTCAGCCGGCGAAGAAGGGACAGTGGCGCGGAGAGGAGTACACGGTCGATCTCCACCAGAAGGTGAAGATCGAGTGCGTCGTCGCCGACATCCCCGCCCAGGAGGTCGTCGACGCGATTCAGGACGGCGCCAACACCGGGGAACCCGGCGACGGGAAGATATTCGTCCTCCCCGTCGAGTCGGCCTGTCAGATCCGCACCTCGACGACCGGCCCCGACGCCGTGTAG